The genomic region TGGCCCACAGCTCCTGCAAGCGGGCAGCCGAAGCTTTGGCCGCCGCATTGTTGGTCGAAGCCATCATCACCTGCACATCCTGCATGAACTGCGCCGGGTCGGAGGAGAGCTTGCCTACAAATCGCGGCGCTGCCGTAGCTGCTCCTGCAGCCGGGCGGGTTTGCTGCGCCCAGGCCGGAAAGCTCACGCCCACCATCACCGCACAAAGCCAGCCAAGAACCTGTTTTTTCATACTGATACCGTCAAAACCCACTAAACAGGCTACAATTTCGTAAAAATTGCCGAAACCCAGTTATTCTTCGTTCTATTTGACTGATAGGCTAATCCCTGCTTCTTAGCCTCCTCTTGAATCTTGGATAAATCCTCTTCATAGAATCCGCTGAATATAATGGGGCAACCAGCCGGCAGCAGGGCAGCGTAGGCGTGCATATCTTCCAGCAGTACGTTGCGGTTGATATTAGCCAGGATAATGTCGAATGGGGCCTCGCCTGTCAGCACCTCTACCCCGCCCAGGCGACATTCGGCCTCGGGAAAGCCATTGTCCTGCACATTGTCGCGGGCGTTTTCTACGGTCCAGGGCTCCACATCCACAGCCAGAATTTCGCGGGCGCCCAGCATACCGGCCATAATGGCGAGGATGCCTGTGCCGCAGCCCATATCCAGCACACGCTTGCCCTGATGGTCTACCGTCAGCTGGTTTTCAATCATCAGCGCGGTGGTTTCGTGGTGACCGGTGCCGAAAGACATACGCGGCATAATCACAATGTCATAGTCTACGCCATCGGGCTTGGGGTGGAACGGTGCCCGGACCGATACCTTATCGGCAATGATGAGGGGCTGAAAGTTCTTCTCCCACTCGGCATTCCAGTTTTGGCGGGTAATAACGCGGTGGTCGTACTCGATGACGTCGGTACCCTGGTAGCGACTCATGATTTCGGCTACGTCGTCGGGGTTGAACACGTCTTCGGTGGTGTAGGCGCAAAAGCCTTCGTCGTTGTCTTCAAACGTATCGAAGCCTACCTCGCTTAGCTCGGCAACCAGAATGTCGGCCAGCTCGCGGGGGGCCTGAACGCGTACTTCTACAAAATCCATAGTGTGGGGAAAGAATGGGCGGAGGCAAAAAAAATGCCGCCCGTGTTGGTTCGGGCGGCAAGTTCGCAGGAAAATCTGCGGTGGTTGGTGGAGTGCGCCCTACTGCGGCCGGCAGCCAGCATAAGAACGCACGTCGGTATAGTGAATTGTAAAGTCGGCCAGATTCCGGTTTTCCGTTACAAAAATGCGGTAGTCGGCAAAGTCGCGGGCATCGGTGAAGGCCCATAGCCCGGCTTGGTCGGCAAAGAGCTTGTTGTCTTCTTTGTACACCATTAGGTTAGTAAAAGCCGTTTCTGGCTCTACATACACTGTGGCAAAACACTGGTTGCGACGGCGCGGATCGGTTTCGAGAAAGATGGAGCCGTAGATACGGCAGGGGTCCACGCTGCCCAAGGTTACTACCCTGGTGGGCGCGGCAAATGGCACCCGTGCGGTGGGTGGTGCGAGTGTCAGAAAACCAGCAAAGAAAAGTTCAGCAAGCATCATCACAGAGCAGACAACAACCTAGCCGGCTTTGGTTTCATCCTTTATTATCGTGTCATCCTGAGCGGAGCGAAGGACCTTCTCACGCTAGAACTATAATCAATCGTATCAACGACTCGTTCTAGCGTGAGAAGGTCCTTCGCTCCGCTCAGGATGACACTATAATTAAATCGACAGCCTATACCTTAAAACGACTTGATAATCTCCGTGAAGTCGCGGGACTTGAGGGAAGCACCGCCGATGAGGCCGCCGTCTACGTCGGGCTGGGAAAATAGCTCGCGGGCGTTTTGAGCGTTGGCTGAGCCACCATAGAGAATGGTAGTGTTGTCAGCTGCCTCGGCGTCGTAGGCACGGGCAATCTGCTCGCGGATGAAAGCGTGTACTTCCTGCGCTTGGGCGCTGGTGGCAGTTTTGCCGGTGCCAATGGCCCAGATAGGCTCATAGGCAATAACTACCTGGGCAAACTCCTCATTGGAGAGGTGAAACAAACCGTCTTTCAGCTGCTTACTGATGAAGTCGAAGGTTTCCTCGGCCTCGCGAGTCTCCAACGACTCGCCGATGCAGAAAATCGGTTTCAAGCCGGCGGCCAAAGCAGCTTTCAGCTTTTGCGAGAGCAGAAAATCGTCTTCCCGGAAATACTGACGCCGCTCGGAGTGGCCCAGAATCACATACTCTGCTCCTACTGATTGCAGCATCTTGCCCGACACTTCGCCGGTATAGGCGCCGCTTTCCTTGTCGGAGCAGTTTTGAGCGCCCAGGTGGAAGTTGCTACCCTCGGGCAGTTGCTTACCTACACTATACAGAAAGGGAAATGGCGGGCAGATCACCACTTGCACTTGCGAGCCGGTCACCTCATCGGCTACCATGTTGGTGATTTCAGAAACCAGGGCCAAGCCATCCTGGAGCGTGAGGTTCATTTTCCAGTTGCCGGCAACAATGTTTTGGCGCATAGCGAAAGAGCGTAGAGTTGAGGATTTCGTCTGCAAGTTAGGAGTTGTGCGTTGCCGGCAGCCAGTTGCGAGTTGCAAATTGCTAGGAAAAGCACCTGCCTCGGCTGCAATGTGGGTTCATAGCCCTACCGCCACTTGTAACCGCCGCCGCGACAGTATCAGGCCGCCCACCGCTACCACCACGGCGCCGCCCCAGGCCACCCACATCAACTCGGGGTAGGCACTTTGCCGGGCCACGCCAATGGCTACCAGCGCCCACGCCACTACCAACGGAAATGCCGCCTCCCGAAACGAATAGGCCACCAACAACCCCAGCGCTACCACCACGGCCAGCAGTAGTGCCGTAAGCAGCACGCGCACATTTTCTTCGCCGTGCCAGCCCCAACTCCATAGGCCCAGCGTCACGTTGATGACCGTTGCCACCGAAATCCACCCCAGAAACAGCGCGAAGGGTAGGCTGCTGAGCGCGGGACTTTCGCCGGCCAGTACCAGCCTCCGTGCCCTACCGTATACCAGTATCAGGCTGAGTAGAATACCCAGCATGACCAACGCACTCAGAGCCAGCCGCTCGTAGGCAAATACGACCAACCACAGCCCCGTGAGCAGATTGGCCAGCGTAAGGGGTAGGGCCACCGCGTCGGGGAGTGGGTTGCGACGCTGGGCCGGCAACAGCTGCCACGCGGCATACAGTAGCAGACTCAAAAAAATCAGGCCCCAGATGCTGAATGCGTAGCCCGCTGGGGTGAGCAAGGTAGGATACTTGCCAGACACTGCGCCGTTGGTCTGCCCATTGAACGGGTAGGCCTGCGACACATAATTGAGGGCAATATTGCCCACGATGCTGGCCGCGGATATCCACCGCCACTGGCGGCCTGGCAGCACAGCATCAGGGGAGGAAAAGGGGGTAGAAAGTGCAGGCATGGTGCAAGACGGAATATGAGTGAGTAGCCGTCCGGCCCTGCTGGTGCCGGACCTACCAGCACTTATTCTTTGGGTAGCTGCGGTTTGGTTTGGTCGGTGGATAGTGTGGCCGAGGCCAGCGCGTCGGTTTTTGCTTTGATCAGGAGCGCCTGAATCTGCTCCAGTACGTTCTCGTCCTCCAGCTTTTCGATGAAGGCAATCAGCTCTTTCTTTTTGTGGACTGGTATCATAGCAGATGCAGATTTAAGGTATTCGGCAAAAGGGTAATGGAGGCTATACGCAAACGCCCCGAATGGTTGTCCATTCGGGGCGGGTAGGGTGCAAGTGAGGCGCTGATTACTACAGTTTCTCGGCCAGGAAACGTGCTGTGGAGTTGGTATCTTTCAGCTTTAGCATTTCCTCGGGCGTACCCTCAAACAGAAGATGGCCGCCGTTGATACCACCCTCGGGGCCAAGGTCAATAATCCAGTCGGCACACTTGATGATGTCCATATTGTGCTCGATGATGAGGACCGAATTGCCCTGTTCCACCAGCGCGTTCAGGGCCGTCATCAGCTTGCTGATGTCGTGGAAGTGCAGGCCAGTGCTGGGCTCGTCGAAGATGAACAGAATCTTGTCCTGTTGCAGGGTAGCACCTTTGGTCAGGAATGAAGCCAGCTTCACGCGCTGGGCCTCGCCGCCGGACAGCGTGTTGGCCGATTGCCCCAATCTAATGTAGCCCAGCCCTACCTCGTAGAGTGGCCGTAGGCGCTCCACAATCTTGGGCTGGTCGGCGAAGAACGTTACAGCGTCTTCCACCGTCATTTCCAAGATTTCATCGATGCCTTTCTCCTTGTACTTAATTTCCAGAATGTCCTGCTTGAACTTATGGCCATTGCAGGCTTCACAGGTCAGGTAGATATCCGCCATGAACTGCATTTCAATCTTCACCTGGCCCTCTCCCTGGCACACCTCGCAACGTCCACCTTCCACGTTGAACGAGAAGTGTGAAGGTTTCAGACCGCGAGCCTTCGCTAGTGGCTGCTCGGCAAATAGCGAGCGAATAGCATCGTAGGCTTTCACGTAGGTCACTGGGTTGGAGCGGCTGCTCTTGCCAATGGGGTTCTGATCCACAAACTCCACGTGCGACACCTGTCCCTGCACGCCTAGCAGGCGGTCGAATTTGCCAGTGGCCTCGCCCGCACCGCCGCCGAGCTGCTTAAGCACGGCCGGCGCCAGGATGCGCCGAATCAGCGTGGACTTGCCCGAGCCCGACACGCCCGTTACCACGGTCATCACGTTCAGCGGGAATTTCACATCGAGGTTTTTCAGGTTGTTTTCGCGGGCGCCAGTAACTTCTAGGGCGTTGCGCCACGGCCGCCGCGTGCGGGGCACAGGTACTTCCAACTGGCCACTGAGGTAGCGGCCGGTGTAGGAAGCCTCGTCCTGCAACAGCTCATCGTAGCTACCCTGGAACACCAGTGTGCCACCGCCCGAGCCAGCCTCCGGCCCGATGTCGATGATCTGGTCGGCCTGCTCCATCATCTTGTCTTCGTGCTCCACTACCACCACTGTATTGCCGAGCTGCTGCAAGGAGCGCAGCACGCCAATAAGCTGCTCGGCATCCTTGGGGTGCAAGCCAATGCTAGGTTCGTCCAGAATATACATGGAGCCCACCAGCGCCGAGCCCAACGAAGTAGCCAGCGAAATACGCTGCGATTCGCCACCCGACAGCGTGCTGCTAAGGCGGTTGAGCGTGAGGTAGCCCAACCCTACCCTATTCAGGTAGCTCAGGCGATTGGTCACTTCCGTTACCAGGCGCTCAGCTACCTTGGCCTCGTGCTCGGTCAGGTTGAGGTTGTTGAAGAACTCCACTGCCTCCGAGATGGGTAGGAGCACTAGGTCGGTGATGCTGCGGCCGTCGATTTTGACGTACTGCGCATCGTGACGCAGGCGCGTGCCGCGGCAGTCGGGGCAGGTGGTACGGCCTCGGTAGCGACTCTGCAGCACACGGTACTGAATTTTGTGCGTCTGCTCCGACACCCATTTAAAGTACTTGTCGAGGCCATCGAAGTACTTGTTGCCTTTCCAGAGCAACTGCTTTTCGGCCTCACTCAGCTCATTGTAGGGCCGGTGAATGGGGAAATCGAAGCGGATGCCGTTTTTCAGCAAGGGCTTCAGCCACTCGCTTTGTTTGTCGGTACGCCAGGGCGCAATGGCCCCTTCGTATACCGTCAACGACTTATCTGGAATCACCAAATCCTCGTCAATGCCCAGCACCGAGCCGAAACCCTCGCAGGTTTTGCAGGCGCCATAGGGGTTGTTGAAGGAGAAGAAATTGACATTTGGCTCCTCGAACACGATGCCATCCAGCTCAAACTTGTCCGAAAACGTGCGCCGCTCGTTGTCGAGCTGCACAATACATGCGCCATGCCCCTCGAAGAAAGCCGTCTGCACCGAGTCAGAAAGGCGGAATTGCAAATCTTCGTCGCCAGGCCGAATCACGGCGCGGTCAATCATGATGTACACGTCGCCCTTCACCTCGGGCTTGCCCTCACCAATGAGGTCCTCGATGAACTCGGTTTCGCCGTTTACTACCACCCGCGAGTAGCCTTTTTGCAGCAGCAAATCCAGCTCCTTACTCATGGGCCTACCCTCTTCCGAGGGGAGTAACGGGGCCAGCAGCATCATGCGCGTACCGTCGGGTAGGGAGAACAGGGAATCGACCACGTCGGCCACGGTATCTTTGCGCACCTGCTCGCCGCTTACGGGCGAGTATGTGCGCCCTACCCTGGCAAAAAGCAGTTTGAGGTAGTCGTACACCTCGGTGCTGGTGCCCACCGTGGAGCGGTTGTTCTTGATGCTGACCTTCTGCTCGATGGCAATGGCCGGCGAAATGCCACGGATGTAATCCACAT from Hymenobacter aerilatus harbors:
- the tpiA gene encoding triose-phosphate isomerase → MRQNIVAGNWKMNLTLQDGLALVSEITNMVADEVTGSQVQVVICPPFPFLYSVGKQLPEGSNFHLGAQNCSDKESGAYTGEVSGKMLQSVGAEYVILGHSERRQYFREDDFLLSQKLKAALAAGLKPIFCIGESLETREAEETFDFISKQLKDGLFHLSNEEFAQVVIAYEPIWAIGTGKTATSAQAQEVHAFIREQIARAYDAEAADNTTILYGGSANAQNARELFSQPDVDGGLIGGASLKSRDFTEIIKSF
- the uvrA gene encoding excinuclease ABC subunit UvrA — translated: MAQDSLQVAAPAADPIDQLDPRDFILIKNARVHNLKNLSVALPRNKFIVVTGLSGSGKSSLAFDTLYAEGQRMYVESLSSYARQFLGRMDKPDVDYIRGISPAIAIEQKVSIKNNRSTVGTSTEVYDYLKLLFARVGRTYSPVSGEQVRKDTVADVVDSLFSLPDGTRMMLLAPLLPSEEGRPMSKELDLLLQKGYSRVVVNGETEFIEDLIGEGKPEVKGDVYIMIDRAVIRPGDEDLQFRLSDSVQTAFFEGHGACIVQLDNERRTFSDKFELDGIVFEEPNVNFFSFNNPYGACKTCEGFGSVLGIDEDLVIPDKSLTVYEGAIAPWRTDKQSEWLKPLLKNGIRFDFPIHRPYNELSEAEKQLLWKGNKYFDGLDKYFKWVSEQTHKIQYRVLQSRYRGRTTCPDCRGTRLRHDAQYVKIDGRSITDLVLLPISEAVEFFNNLNLTEHEAKVAERLVTEVTNRLSYLNRVGLGYLTLNRLSSTLSGGESQRISLATSLGSALVGSMYILDEPSIGLHPKDAEQLIGVLRSLQQLGNTVVVVEHEDKMMEQADQIIDIGPEAGSGGGTLVFQGSYDELLQDEASYTGRYLSGQLEVPVPRTRRPWRNALEVTGARENNLKNLDVKFPLNVMTVVTGVSGSGKSTLIRRILAPAVLKQLGGGAGEATGKFDRLLGVQGQVSHVEFVDQNPIGKSSRSNPVTYVKAYDAIRSLFAEQPLAKARGLKPSHFSFNVEGGRCEVCQGEGQVKIEMQFMADIYLTCEACNGHKFKQDILEIKYKEKGIDEILEMTVEDAVTFFADQPKIVERLRPLYEVGLGYIRLGQSANTLSGGEAQRVKLASFLTKGATLQQDKILFIFDEPSTGLHFHDISKLMTALNALVEQGNSVLIIEHNMDIIKCADWIIDLGPEGGINGGHLLFEGTPEEMLKLKDTNSTARFLAEKL
- a CDS encoding DUF6150 family protein — translated: MMLAELFFAGFLTLAPPTARVPFAAPTRVVTLGSVDPCRIYGSIFLETDPRRRNQCFATVYVEPETAFTNLMVYKEDNKLFADQAGLWAFTDARDFADYRIFVTENRNLADFTIHYTDVRSYAGCRPQ
- the prmA gene encoding 50S ribosomal protein L11 methyltransferase gives rise to the protein MDFVEVRVQAPRELADILVAELSEVGFDTFEDNDEGFCAYTTEDVFNPDDVAEIMSRYQGTDVIEYDHRVITRQNWNAEWEKNFQPLIIADKVSVRAPFHPKPDGVDYDIVIMPRMSFGTGHHETTALMIENQLTVDHQGKRVLDMGCGTGILAIMAGMLGAREILAVDVEPWTVENARDNVQDNGFPEAECRLGGVEVLTGEAPFDIILANINRNVLLEDMHAYAALLPAGCPIIFSGFYEEDLSKIQEEAKKQGLAYQSNRTKNNWVSAIFTKL